A stretch of DNA from Microlunatus capsulatus:
GCGAGGCGCTGGAGAAGATGGTCCACTACGGCGCGCTCTTCCTCGGCGAGAACACCTGCGTCTCCTACGGCGACAAGGTGATCGGCACCAACCACGTGCTGCCGACGCTCGGCGCCGCCCGCTACACCGGCGGCCTCTGGGTGGGCAAGTACCTGCGCACGGCCACGTACCAGGAGATCCGCGACACGACCTCCAGCGGCGAGCTGGGCCGGGTCTGCGGCCGTGCCTCCCGCGTCGAGCTGTTCGAGGGCCACGCCCGCTCCGGCGACGCCCGCGCCGCCCGGCACCTCGGCGACCGGTTCGACTGGATCGACGCGGCGCTCGCCTCCGAGCCCGCCGGTCAGGCGTGACGGCTCTCGCGGGCCGGACGGCCCTGGTCACCGGCGGCGGGAACGGCCTGGGCGCCGCGATCGCCCGGGCGCTGCACGCGCAGGGGGCCGCGGTCGTCCTGGCCGGGCGACGGCCCGAGCCGCTGCAGCAGGTCTGCACCGCGCTCGGCGAGCGGGCGACCTGGCACGCCTGCGACGTGGCCGACCCGGCGTCGGTGGCCGCGCTCGCGGAGGCGCTCGAGGACGTCGAGGTCGACGTCGTGGTCAACAACGCGGGGATCGCCGGCCCGGTGGCCCCGCTGACCGAGATCGCCGTCGAGGACTGGGACGAGGTCTTCGACGTCAACGTCCGCGGCGTCTTCCTGGTCTGCCGCGCGTTCCTGCCCGCCATGGTGGCGCGGGGCCGCGGCGACGTCGTCAACGTCGCGTCGGTCTCGGGCAAGCGCCCGCTGGCGCGGCGCACCCCCTACGCGGCCTCGAAGATGGCGGTGATCGGGCTGACCTCGACGCTCGCCTTCGAGGTGGGCCCGGCCGGGGTCAACGTCAACACCCTCTCCCCCGGCCCGGTCGCCGGACCGCGGATGGAGCGGAACTTCCGGCTGGAGGCCGAGCGCACCGGCGCGACGGAGGCCGCTGCCGAGGAGGCGTTCGTCTCCCGGTCCGCCCTGGGCCGGATGGTGACCGAGGAGGAGGTCGGGGCCGCTGTGGTCGCGATGCTGGCGATGCCTGGGCTCTGCGGGGCCGACGTCGACCTGTCGGCGGGGATGGTGGCGTGATGACGACGTCGCTGAAGGCCCGGCTGGCGGCCGGGGACAAGCTGCTCGGCGCGCTGCTGCGGCTGGGGTCGGAGGAGCTCGTCGAGATGGTCGCGGTGAGCGGCTTCGACTTCGTGCTGCTGGACACCGAGCACGGGGCGGCCGACGTGGGCGAGCTCCGCCGGCACCTGGTGCTGGCGCAGACCCACGGCGTCCCCGTGCTGGTCCGGGTCGGCGGGCACGAGCCCGCCCTGGTCCTGCGCGTGCTGGACGCCGGCGCCCAGGGCGTCGTCGCCCCGCACGTCGACACCCCGGAGCAGGCCCAGGCCCTGGTGGCCTCGGCGCACTACCCGCCGACCGGCCTGCGCGGCTTCGCCACCTACGGCCGCGCCGGCCGCTTCGGCCTGGTCAGCCCCGCCGACCACCTGCGCGCCGCGGCGGAGACGACGCTGGTGTTCGGGATGGTCGAGTCCCCGGCGGGGGTGCGGGCCGTCGACGCCATCGTCGCCACCCCCGGCCTGGACGGGATCATGGTCGGCACCGCCGACCTGCGGGCCTCGAGCACGGCCGACGACCCCGACCCGGCCGAGGGCCTGGCCACGGTCCACCGCTCCCTCGCCGCCGCCGGCCGCCACCGGATGGACATCGTCAACGGCCGCGCCCAGGCCGAGGCCTCCTTCGCCGACGGCGCCTCCCTGGTGGTCTACAACCTCACCGCCACCGTCATGGGCCACCTCGCCGACCTCCGCGGCGCCCACCCGGGACCCGCCGCTCCCTGAGCTCGTCGAAGGGCCGCACCACCGCGCCCTGAGCTTGTCGAAGGGCCTCAGCGCCACCGCGCCCTGAGCCTGTCGAAGGGCCTCAGCGCCACCGCACCCTGAGCCTGTCGAAGGGCCTCAGCGCCACCGCACCCTGAGCCTGTCGAAGGGCCTCAGCGCCACCGCACCCTGAGCCTGTCGAAGGGCCTCAGCGCCACCGCACCCTGAGCCTGTCGAAGGGCCGTCGACCAGCTCAGCAGCGGGTGCGAACCAGCGCGCCTCGCTGCGTCGACAGGGTTGTCCACAGATCCGCCGCAACCCCTCGACCACGCGGCGGCCCCGGAGCCACCATCGCTCTATGCCCTGGACCTACATCCTCCGCTGCGCGGACGGCTCCTTCTACGTCGGCAGCGCCCGTGACCTCGATGCGCGAATGACCCAGCACGCGCTCGGCACCGACGGCTCCTACACCGCCACGCGGCGGCCGGTCGAGCTCGTGTGGGCGCTCGAGTCGGAGCGGGTCGACGAGGCCCACGGGCTCGAGCGGAAGATCAAGGGCTGGCGGCGCGAGAAGCGGATCGCCCTGATCGAAGGGCGCTTCGTCGACCTCCCGCGGCTGTCGCGGAGCGGGCCTCATGCTCGGGGCCCTTCGACGAGCTCAGGGAGCGGTGGCTAGGACGCTCGTACGGCTCGAGTCCGCCGAGGCCCCTTCGAGAGCTGAGGAGCGAGGGCTGAGACGCTCGTGCGGTTCGAACCTCCCGTGGCCCTTCGACAGGCTCAGGGAGCGGTGGTCGAGCAGCGCGCTCGACGTCGTCCCGGGAGCGACCGTCAGCGCTCAGCGCACGGCCGGAGCCAGGACGTCGGCCGTGAGCCAGGCCCGGAGGTGAGCGCTGACGGCGGCGGGCTGCTCCAGGGGGGAGAGGTGGCCGCAGTCCTCGACCACCGCCAGCCGGACCCGGGGCACCAGACGGGCGATCTCCTCGTGCCGGTCGAGGCGGCAGAGCCGGTCGTCGCGGGCGGCGAGCACCAGGGTCGGGCAGCGGACGCGGGCCAGGCCGGCCCGCTCGTCGACCCGGGTGCCCTGCAGCCGCAGCTGGCGGTCGTAGCCCGCCGCGCCCACCGCGTCGGCCATGGCCAACGTCGTCGCCACCACGTCGGGTCGCGACGCGAGCACCCCCGGCGCGAGCAGCAGCGGCAGCAGCGACGTCTGCAGCGCCCGGGCCGAGCCGGCGGCCAGCTGGGCCCGCTGGTCGGCCCAGCCCGACCGCTGGGCCGACGTCGGGGCGCACGGGTTGGTGGACAGCAGAGCCAGCCGGGTCACCCGCGCGGGCGCCCGCCGGACCAGCGCCATGGCCACGATCGCCCCCAGCGACAGCCCGGCCAGCGCGAAGCGCTCCGGCAGCACCCGCAGCAGCCGGTCCACCTCGGCGTCGAGCGCGGCCTCCTCGAGCACCGGGGTGACCGGGGCCCCGGGCAGGTCGAGCCCCGCCCACAGCGCCGCCGTGCAGCCCATCCCCGGCAGCAGGACGAGCGGCTCCGCCGTGCTCACCCCTTGACGGCGCCGGACGCGAGCCCGGCCACCAGGTACTTCTGGGCGATGAAGGCGATCCCGACGACGGGCAGGGTCAGCAGCACGGTCGCCGCCGAGGCCTGCTGCAGCAGCGGCAGGTTCTGCCCCAGCTGGGTGGCGATGAACACCGGCACCGTCTTCGACGTGGTGTCGGTGAGCACGGCCGCGGTCAGGTACTCCTGGAAGGCGAACAGGAACACGAAGATGCCGGCCGTCAGGATGCCGGGCCCCATCAGCGGGACCATGATCCGGGTCAGGACCCCGACCCGCGTGCAGCCGTCGACCATCGCGGCCTCGTCGAGCTCCCGCGGGATCTCGGCGAAGAAGTTGCGCAGCAGCCAGATGGTGAAGGGCTGGTTGATGACGATCAGCGCCGCCGCCATGGCGTACGTCGTGTCGTAGATCCCCAGGCTGCGCGTGATGTCGTACATCGGCAGCACCACGGCGAACCGGGGCAGGGCCCGGAAGACCAGGGCCAGGATCAGCAGGACGACCG
This window harbors:
- a CDS encoding alpha/beta fold hydrolase, whose translation is MSTAEPLVLLPGMGCTAALWAGLDLPGAPVTPVLEEAALDAEVDRLLRVLPERFALAGLSLGAIVAMALVRRAPARVTRLALLSTNPCAPTSAQRSGWADQRAQLAAGSARALQTSLLPLLLAPGVLASRPDVVATTLAMADAVGAAGYDRQLRLQGTRVDERAGLARVRCPTLVLAARDDRLCRLDRHEEIARLVPRVRLAVVEDCGHLSPLEQPAAVSAHLRAWLTADVLAPAVR
- a CDS encoding carbohydrate ABC transporter permease; the encoded protein is MTVEIAGTDARSARTPVQAAGDVTRRRPRPGRSRMAVVSAILLAVTCLLMVFPFVWAALASTKPTDVAFANPPVFRYTPTFSAYVDLWQTTDFYLYLINTVVVAVISTVVALLVGIPCAYALSRYGGVASVVLLILALVFRALPRFAVVLPMYDITRSLGIYDTTYAMAAALIVINQPFTIWLLRNFFAEIPRELDEAAMVDGCTRVGVLTRIMVPLMGPGILTAGIFVFLFAFQEYLTAAVLTDTTSKTVPVFIATQLGQNLPLLQQASAATVLLTLPVVGIAFIAQKYLVAGLASGAVKG
- a CDS encoding GIY-YIG nuclease family protein, translated to MPWTYILRCADGSFYVGSARDLDARMTQHALGTDGSYTATRRPVELVWALESERVDEAHGLERKIKGWRREKRIALIEGRFVDLPRLSRSGPHARGPSTSSGSGG
- a CDS encoding HpcH/HpaI aldolase family protein; amino-acid sequence: MTTSLKARLAAGDKLLGALLRLGSEELVEMVAVSGFDFVLLDTEHGAADVGELRRHLVLAQTHGVPVLVRVGGHEPALVLRVLDAGAQGVVAPHVDTPEQAQALVASAHYPPTGLRGFATYGRAGRFGLVSPADHLRAAAETTLVFGMVESPAGVRAVDAIVATPGLDGIMVGTADLRASSTADDPDPAEGLATVHRSLAAAGRHRMDIVNGRAQAEASFADGASLVVYNLTATVMGHLADLRGAHPGPAAP
- a CDS encoding SDR family NAD(P)-dependent oxidoreductase; translated protein: MTALAGRTALVTGGGNGLGAAIARALHAQGAAVVLAGRRPEPLQQVCTALGERATWHACDVADPASVAALAEALEDVEVDVVVNNAGIAGPVAPLTEIAVEDWDEVFDVNVRGVFLVCRAFLPAMVARGRGDVVNVASVSGKRPLARRTPYAASKMAVIGLTSTLAFEVGPAGVNVNTLSPGPVAGPRMERNFRLEAERTGATEAAAEEAFVSRSALGRMVTEEEVGAAVVAMLAMPGLCGADVDLSAGMVA